The Glycine soja cultivar W05 chromosome 3, ASM419377v2, whole genome shotgun sequence genome window below encodes:
- the LOC114406965 gene encoding ABC transporter C family member 5-like: MAVDEIEILSPTFSSSGSFETLWSAILGLPLLELVAICANLTLSLLFLFVVSARKVLVCVGRGVRFGKENITGNASPGCVSVDLETRDVVRIETWFKLSVLSCLYVLLVQVLLLGFDGVALIRGRDLDVDLDLGLALLSVPLVQGLAWVVLSFSALQCKFKASERFPILLRLWWVMLFGICLCGLYVDGKGVWMEGSKHLRSHVVANFTITPALAFLCIVAIRGVTGIKVFRNSEEHQPLLVEEEPGCLKVTPYTDAGLFSLATLSWLNPLLSIGAKRPLELKDIPLVAAKDRSKTNYKVLNSNWERLKAENQSEQPSLAWALLKSFWKEAACNAVFAGVTTLVSYVGPYMISYFVDYLVGKEIFPHEGYVLAGVFFVAKLVETFTTRQWYLGVDILGMHVRSALTAMVYRKGLRISSLAKQSHTSGEVVNYMAIDVQRVGDYSWYLHDMWMLPLQIVLALAILYKNVGIAAIATLIATIISIVVTVPIARVQENYQDKLMAAKDERMRKTSECLRNMRILKLQAWEDRYRVKLEEMRGVEFKWLRKALYSQAFITFIFWSSPIFVSAVTFATSILLGGQLTAGGVLSALATFRILQEPLRNFPDLVSTMAQTKVSLDRLSGFLLEEELQEDATIVLPQGITNIAIEIKDGIFCWDPSSSFRPTLSGISMKVERRMRVAVCGMVGSGKSSFLSCILGEIPKLSGEVRVCGSSAYVSQSAWIQSGTIEENILFGSPMDKAKYKNVLHACSLKKDLELFSHGDQTIIGDRGINLSGGQKQRVQLARALYQDADIYLLDDPFSAVDAHTGSDLFREYILTALADKTVIFVTHQVEFLPAADLILVLKEGCIIQSGKYDDLLQAGTDFNTLVSAHHEAIEAMDIPTHSSEESDENLSLEASVMTSKKSICSANDIDSLAKEVQEGSSISDQKAIKEKKKKAKRSRKKQLVQEEERIRGRVSMKVYLSYMAAAYKGLLIPLIIIAQTLFQFLQIASNWWMAWANPQTEGDLPKVTPSVLLLVYMALAFGSSWFIFVRAVLVATFGLAAAQKLFLKMLRSVFHAPMSFFDSTPAGRILNRVSIDQSVVDLDIPFRLGGFASTTIQLIGIVGVMTEVTWQVLLLVVPMAVACLWMQKYYMASSRELVRIVSIQKSPIIHLFGESIAGASTIRGFGQEKRFMKRNLYLLDCFARPFFCSLSAIEWLCLRMELLSTFVFAFCMVLLVSFPRGSIDPSMAGLAVTYGLNLNARLSRWILSFCKLENKIISIERIYQYSQIPSEAPTIIEDSRPPFSWPENGTIEIIDLKVRYKENLPMVLHGVTCTFPGGKKIGIVGRTGSGKSTLIQALFRLIEPASGSILIDNINISEIGLHDLRSHLSIIPQDPTLFEGTIRGNLDPLDEHSDKEIWEALDKSQLGEVIREKGQQLDTPVLENGDNWSVGQRQLVALGRALLQQSRILVLDEATASVDTATDNLIQKIIRSEFKDCTVCTIAHRIPTVIDSDLVLVLSDGLVAEFDTPSRLLEDKSSVFLKLVTEYSSRSSGIPDF; encoded by the exons atggccGTCGATGAAATTGAAATCTTGTCTCCTACGTTTTCTTCTTCGGGATCGTTTGAGACCCTTTGGAGTGCGATCCTCGGATTGCCTTTGTTGGAACTGGTGGCAATTTGTGCCAACTTGACACtgtctcttctctttctcttcgtTGTTTCGGCGAGGAAGGTGCTTGTGTGTGTAGGGAGAGGAGTAAGATTTGGTAAGGAGAACATAACCGGCAATGCCAGCCCCggttgtgttagtgttgatttGGAAACACGTGACGTCGTTCGGATTGAAACGTGGTTCAAGTTGTCGGTGTTGTCTTGTTTGTATGTTCTGTTGGTGCAAGTTTTGCTCTTGGGGTTTGATGGGGTTGCTTTGATTAGAGGAAGGGATTTGGATGTGGATTTGGATTTGGGTTTGGCTCTTCTTTCTGTGCCTCTTGTGCAGGGTTTAGCTTGGGTTGTGTTGAGCTTCTCGGCTTTGCAATGCAAGTTCAAGGCGTCTGAGAGGTTTCCAATTTTGCTCAGACTTTGGTGGGTTATGCTGTTTGGTATTTGTTTGTGTGGTTTGTATGTTGATGGTAAGGGGGTTTGGATGGAGGGTTCCAAGCACCTGCGGTCTCATGTTGTGGCGAATTTCACCATCACTCCTGCTCTTGCCTTTTTGTGTATTGTGGCAATTAGGGGTGTTACTGGTATAAAGGTTTTTAGGAATTCCGAGGAGCACCAGCCATTGCTTGTTGAGGAGGAACCGGGGTGTCTCAAGGTTACTCCTTATACTGATGCCGGACTTTTTAGCTTGGCCACTTTGTCTTGGTTGAATCCACTTCTTTCCATAGGGGCAAAAAGGCCGCTTGAGCTTAAGGACATTCCCCTTGTTGCGGCGAAAGACCGATCCAAGACAAATTATAAGGTTTTGAATTCTAATTGGGAGAGGTTGAAGGCTGAAAACCAATCCGAGCAGCCTTCCTTGGCTTGGGCACTTCTCAAGTCCTTCTGGAAGGAGGCAGCTTGTAATGCCGTATTTGCTGGTGTCACTACTCTTGTCTCGTATGTCGGTCCGTACATGATAAGTTACTTTGTTGATTACTTGGTTGGCAAAGAGATTTTCCCACATGAGGGGTATGTCCTTGCAGGGGTATTCTTTGTGGCAAAGCTTGTGGAGACCTTTACTACTAGGCAGTGGTATCTTGGGGTGGACATCTTGGGTATGCATGTTAGGTCGGCTCTAACTGCAATGGTATATCGAAAGGGGCTAAGGATATCAAGCTTGGCCAAGCAAAGTCACACGAGTGGGGAGGTTGTTAACTACATGGCTATTGATGTTCAGAGGGTAGGGGACTACTCTTGGTATCTTCATGACATGTGGATGCTTCCTCTGCAGATTGTTCTtgcccttgcaattttgtataaGAATGTTGGAATTGCTGCTATTGCAACACTGATTGCTACAATAATTTCCATCGTCGTCACTGTTCCTATTGCCAGGGTCCAAGAAAATTATCAAGACAAATTAATGGCTGCTAAGGATGAAAGGATGAGAAAAACATCTGAGTGCCTGAGGAATATGAGGATTCTCAAACTTCAAGCTTGGGAGGACAGATATAGAGTGAAATTGGAGGAAATGCGTGGAGTAGAGTTCAAGTGGCTTCGGAAAGCCCTCTATTCTCAGGCTTTCATAACTTTCATATTCTGGAGCTCCCCTATATTTGTTTCGGCGGTCACTTTTGCTACTTCCATATTGTTGGGTGGTCAGCTGACTGCTGGTGGTGTACTTTCTGCTCTGGCTACTTTCAGGATCCTGCAAGAACCTTTGAGGAATTTTCCGGACTTGGTGTCAACAATGGCTCAGACAAAGGTTTCTCTTGACCGATTATCTGGTTTCCTGCTGGAGGAGGAATTGCAGGAAGATGCAACTATTGTCTTGCCACAAGGCATTACTAACATTGCTATAGAAATTAAGGATGGTATCTTCTGTTGGGACCCTTCTTCATCTTTTAGGCCTACCCTATCAGGGATAAGTATGAAAGTTGAAAGAAGGATGCGCGTGGCTGTTTGTGGTATGGTTGGTTCAGGGAAATCGAGTTTTCTTTCGTGCATCCTTGGAGAGATTCCTAAACTTTCTGGTGAA GTTAGAGTGTGTGGCTCTTCTGCTTATGTCTCCCAATCAGCGTGGATACAATCAGGAACTATAGAAGAAAATATCCTCTTTGGAAGCCCAATGGACAAAGCAAAGTACAAGAATGTTCTTCATGCTTGTTCACTGAAAAAGGACCTAGAACTTTTCTCACATGGTGATCAGACAATTATTGGGGATAGAGGTATAAACCTGAGTGGTGGCCAGAAGCAGCGGGTTCAGCTTGCACGAGCACTCTACCAAGATGCTGATATTTATCTTCTGGATGATCCCTTCAGTGCAGTTGATGCTCACACTGGATCAGACTTGTTTAGG GAGTATATATTGACAGCACTTGCAGATAAAACAGTCATTTTTGTGACCCATCAAGTTGAATTTCTTCCCGCTGCTGATTTGATTCTG GTTCTTAAAGAAGGATGCATCATACAGTCAGGAAAGTATGATGATCTTTTACAAGCAGGAACAGATTTTAATACTCTGGTTTCAGCTCACCATGAAGCCATAGAGGCTATGGATATCCCTACTCACTCCTCTGAAGAGTCAGATGAAAATTTATCCCTGGAGGCATCTGTTATGACCAGTAAGAAATCCATTTGTTCAGCAAATGATATAGACAGTTTAGCAAAGGAAGTGCAAGAGGGATCATCTATTTCAGATCAAAAAGCAattaaagagaagaagaagaaagcaaaacgATCGAGAAAGAAACAGCTTGTTCAGGAAGAGGAGAGGATTAGAGGTAGAGTCAGCATGAAGGTGTATCTTTCATACATGGCAGCAGCATATAAAGGCTTATTGATTCCACTCATAATCATTGCACAAACATTATTTCAGTTCCTTCAGATTGCAAGCAATTGGTGGATGGCTTGGGCTAACCCTCAAACAGAAGGAGACCTGCCCAAAGTAACTCCCTCAGTTCTTCTTCTTGTTTATATGGCCCTTGCTTTTGGCAGCTCATGGTTTATATTTGTAAGGGCTGTTCTGGTGGCTACATTTGGTCTTGCAGCTGCCCAGAAGCTATTTTTGAAAATGCTTAGAAGTGTTTTCCATGCACCAATGTCTTTCTTTGACTCTACACCAGCTGGAAGGATCTTGAATCGG GTATCAATTGATCAAAGTGTTGTGGATCTTGACATTCCTTTTAGACTTGGTGGATTTGCTTCAACTACAATACAGCTTATTGGTATTGTTGGTGTAATGACAGAAGTTACATGGCAAGTTTTGCTCTTAGTTGTCCCAATGGCTGTTGCTTGTTTGTGGATGCAG AAATACTACATGGCTTCCTCAAGGGAACTGGTTCGTATTGTTAGCATACAGAAGTCTCCAATTATACATCTTTTTGGTGAATCAATTGCTGGAGCATCCACCATCAGGGGTTTTGGACAAGAAAAAAGGTTCATGAAGCGGAACCTCTATCTTCTTGATTGCTTTGCACGACCATTCTTCTGCAGTCTTTCTGCAATTGAGTGGCTCTGCCTGCGGATGGAGTTACTGTCAACCTTTGTATTTGCTTTCTGTATGGTATTACTTGTGAGTTTTCCTCGTGGAAGTATCGACCCCA GCATGGCTGGACTTGCTGTGACATATGGCCTGAATTTAAATGCACGCCTATCACGGTGGATACTCAGCTTTTGCAagcttgaaaataaaattatatctattGAGAGAATTTATCAGTACAGCCAAATTCCTAGTGAAGCACCCACAATTATTGAAGATTCTCGCCCTCCATTCTCATGGCCAGAAAATGGGACAATTGAAATAATTGATTTGAAG GTCCGTTACAAGGAGAATCTTCCTATGGTGCTTCATGGAGTAACATGCACATTTCCAGGTGGAAAGAAGATTGGAATAGTTGGACGTACTGGCAGTGGAAAATCTACTTTAATTCAGGCGTTATTTCGATTGATTGAACCAGCAAGTGGGAGTATCCTTATAGACAACATTAATATTTCAGAGATTGGCCTTCATGACCTTCGAAGCCATCTCAGTATCATACCTCAAGATCCAACCTTATTTGAAGGTACCATTCGAGGCAATCTTGATCCTCTGGATGAGCACTCAGATAAAGAGATTTGGGAG GCACTTGATAAGTCTCAGCTTGGAGAGGTTATCCGTGAGAAAGGACAACAGCTTGACACACCAG TTCTAGAAAATGGAGATAATTGGAGTGTAGGACAGCGACAACTTGTTGCTCTGGGCCGAGCTCTGCTGCAGCAGTCAAGAATACTTGTACTGGATGAAGCAACAGCATCAGTTGATACTGCCACGGATAATCTTATCCAGAAGATTATCCGAAGTGAGTTCAAAGACTGCACTGTTTGCACCATTGCACATCGAATACCTACTGTCATTGACAGTGATCTAGTTCTTGTGCTCAGTGATG GTCTAGTCGCAGAGTTCGACACTCCTTCAAGACTATTAGAGGATAAGTCATCCGTGTTTCTGAAGTTGGTGACCGAGTATTCATCACGTTCAAGTGGCATACCAGACTTTTAG